agttaagccttcaacttcagctcgggtcatgatctcacagttcttgggtttgagctgACAGGTTTGagctgtgctgacaactcagagcctggaacctgcttcagattctgtgtctccctctctgcccctcccctgctcatgctctttctctctctctcaaaaataaataaatgtcaaaagaatgtttatttatttactttgagagagacagaaagcctgaacatggaaggagcagagagagagaggagagagagaatcccaaggagaccccacacagtcagcacaaagccccatgtgggcctcaaacacatgagatcatgacctgaaccaaaatcaacagttagatgcttaaaccactgagccacccaggcacccatgtattgtctattcataaataaatttccttttcatcCACAGATTCTATCTGACAAATGTTGCATTAAGTTTCCAATTATGTATTGATTTATGCCTTACATAGTTCAAGGAGATGTGATTAGATCAATTGTAGTTCATAAGTGCTGCATCTTATATgtgaatgaattatttaaatagaaaaaaataacttctttataaaagcatttttgttttatattcaatTTTGGTTATAGCTAGCAGCTAATTTCACTAAATAATAACACCACAGACCGACACTTTATTGATTTAGAACATGTTTAATGCTTTTGTTTTAGATGAGATTTATTGTGAGTACATTTGAGTCTTCTTATGGAGGTGGTGATTTGATCTAATCCTTGAGGAGATGAGTTAATCTGTGGATGTGTGGTAATATATTAACACTTTTGAATTATCACTGCCACTTTACTGAAGGACTGGTTTATTATGTATTAAGATACCCTGCCTCTCATAGCTTACTTTTGACTGTCCAGCCTTCTTTTTGTTAGATGAAGATTTACATGTTTTCCAAACAAGCAAAgataaaaaggagagaaacaagaaaaccccagactcctaaatacagagacaaactggtggttgctgaAAGGGAGGTGGTGAAGGGATTAAGAACACAccctgatgaacactgagtaatggacagaattgttaaatcattataCTGGACACCTGACACTAAAGTAACTCCGTATGTTAATTCtacctgaatttaaaaatacaaatttaaattaaaaaataaacaattagctgaaaagaagattttgttttgttttgttttctacaatTACATGAACCAGTTTGAAAGCTAtacattgtactttttttttcaatatatgaaatttattgtcaaaatggtttccatacaacacccagtgctcatcccaaaacgtgccctcctcaatacctatcacccaccctcccctccctcccaacccccatcaaccctcagtttgttctcagtttttaagagtctcttatgctttggctgtctcccactctaacctctttttttttttttttccttctcctcccccatgggtttctgttaagtttctcaggatccacataagagtgaaaccatatggtatctgtctttctccgtatggcttatttcacttagcatcacactctccagttccgtccacgttgctacaaaaggccatatttcattctttctcattgccacgtagtactccattgtgtatataaaccacaatttctttatccattcaccagttgatggacatttaggctctttccataatttggttattgttgagagtgctgctataaacactggggtacaagtgcccctatgcatcagtactcctgtatcccttgggtaaattcctagcagtgctattgctgggtcatagggtaggtctatttttaattttctgaggaacctccacactgttttccagagtggctgcaccaatttgcattcccaccaacagtgcaagagggttcctgtttctccacatcctctccagcatctatagtctcctgatttgttcattttggccactctgactggcgtgaggtgatatctgagtgtggtttttatttgtatttccctgataaggagcgacgttaagcatcttttcatgtgcctgttggccatccggatgtcttctttagagaagtgtctattcatgttttctgcccatttcttcactgggttatttgtttttcgggtgtggagtttggtgagctctttatagattttggatactagccctttgtccgatatgtcatttgcaaatatcttttcccattccgtgggttgccttttagttttgttggttgtttcctttgctgtgcagaagctttttatcttcataaggtcccagtaattcatttttgcttttaattcccttgcctttggggatgtgtcgagtaagagattgctatggctgaggtcagagaggtcttttcctgctttctcctctagggttttgatggtttcctgtctcacattcaggtcctttatccattttgagtttatttttgtgaatggtgtgagaaagtggtctagtttcaaccttctacatgttgctgtccagttctcccagcaccatttgttaaagagactgtcttttttccattggatgttctttcctgctttgtcagagattagttggccatacatttgtgggtctagttctggggtttctattctattccattggtctatgtgtctgtttttgtgccatatacATTGCACTTCTAATTTTAGGTAGTTACATGTTATTATAGGaattctcatttataattttgaacaattttttaattcCTCCTCTCTTTTAGTAAAAGGACCCAAACTTTGGCTCAACTCTTAGTACTTACATTTCTCAAAAGCTctgtcattctgtctctctctcacctacACATTTCGGTATTTGGATTCAGCTAATATTTTGATTCAGCTTCCTTAAGTACAAATGTATATGTGTAAGgatatatacatgtaattttcCAATGTTTATATCTTTGCCATTTTCCCTCACTATCtcatattatttccttcatttcagattttttgttCTTCTAACTGAATTACACCATGTAGTGTTGCTTTCACTGAGTGTGAAATCAGTAAAACAGATGAGACTTTGCAGCTCTGaaatgccttattttatttttttataaccaTATTTCAGTAGTACCTTAAATTCTATCTAAACACCAGAACAAAATGGCCaacaagattttaaagaaatgactaTTAGTACAAACAAGCTTTCAAAATAGGCATTACACttataaactttttaattatATGAGGTTGGGAAAAGATTGGATAGTATGGGAGACTTTGGAAGCCACCACAAAGATTTCCTTTGGCAGatagtgttctctctctttatccagatacttcataattttttttgttttcaaggagAGGACAAAATGCACATGCTTGGAGGGGAAATCAATCTGGTGGTTGAGGAAAGAACCCACAACCCCTCCTCATCTCTCTTGAAGGCACACCCTGACCTGGTGACTTTAACATGTGGGACATGAGTCCTAACAGGGCAGATGGGGTGACCTGATTCCACAGAATTTACGAATTTGTCTCTGCAGATGCTTTCACTATTGGCCTCAGTAGTAATTTGGCTCAGTATACAATTCCCTACCAACACTTCATTCCTTGGGGATATTTGTCAGTAGTTTCTGGCACCCATTTTTACCTTTGGGAAATGTGGCCTGGAGGTGGCCTTTGCACTTTCCCCAGGAAGTAATTTTAGGACGTTTCTGCAGACCCAACAAGCCTCTGTTGCATATTTTtcaattgaggtgaaattcacaaaGAATAACATTAACCATTTTTACAGGTACAATTCAATGTacgatttttaaaatctaatttaccctggatttcttcattttactatGAAGTGTCAACATacgggttttatttttaaatgtgcatccACTACCATTTAAATCGTCTTTcctcatctttggaaaatactcaAATTACTTGCCTCTTGGGCAGTTGGGAGACAGCATTCTCCGTCCTTTCTTCCTGACACAGTAGATGTGACCTTGGCCCTCCTCATTCTACTCCCAAGTACCTGAAGTCTCCATTTCTGGCCTATTCCGCAGTCTGGAAAGTTTCCTCAATATTGTGTTCCAGCTTCCTGACAAACTCTCCAGGCAGGTCTTCCCCTTGACAGAATGAAAGCTTAGAACGTATTCATTCAACCGGATTCTTCACCATTAAAATTTCTGACTCATTTCTATCATTGCCTCTTCAAGTATCAATCatattcttttctcaaaaatgcaagttccaggggcacctgggtggaacAATAGGTTGAGTGTtccactttggctctggtcatgagctcgtgctttgtgaatctgagccctgcacttggttcactgctgtcagcccacagtccacttccgatcctctgtccccctctctctgcccatcccccactctttcctgttctctctctcaaaaataaagattttgctttaaaattcaaGTTCCTCCATCATCTTTCTGATATGAAACACATACCTAATTTAAGATAAGTCTACATATTCCTGGCACTGTACGTCCATGGATATATTAGCAGAATTCTCAATGAGCATTAAGATTGACTTTGTAGCACTGTTTCTTCTTATCAAGACTCCTCTTTGCAGTATACTCCTGTTGGGAGGGCTGAATTTCCACACACCTTACTTTCCACAAAGGTTTCCTCCTACAGCTGCACTGGGAGTCATTCACGATTAGGCAGCCATGCCTGCAGTTGTTTTGCCCTGTGACATCCACTCCCACAAACTTAGTGTCCACACATAGGTGTGTCTTGCAGGAATGGGTCCAATGtagggctcacactcacagaGGTCCACGTCTTCCTGCACTACAGTGAATTCTCTTCTGCATACATGGGGCCATGGCTCAGTGCTGACCACGGCTGGTTCCGTTGGCAAAAATATCCCAGTGCCCAACCATAAAAATGGAGAAGGGAGCAACACAGCCTCCAAACTCACCAGAGATCTGATCCCATCCTTGCCTGTGAAGACCTGGGGTTCCTCTCATGTCCACACAGAGGGGAAACATCCACACTGATGACCCCTTGTTGGTCCCAGACACCAGTGGCCACTCAGCTTTGACCTCTTGTATCTGTTGAGGTTCCTCAATTTGGgaactttcttttctcctcttctgcacTTGGCTGTGActacatttttcagaaatatgaTAAATAGCATCTCTCGGTGTTAGGAACGAACCAGGGCTCTTGAGTGAGCCCATCCATTGTCTACCTAGACAGTAGAGTGAGACAACGCATCCTCTCATGCACCTCTTCCAAACTCTTCATCTGGCCTGAAATTAgtgatgactgagccaccccatgaACATGACAGCATGGGCCCCACACCTGCTCTGAGCACTAGGGTTCATGACAAACCTCTCCCAAGGAggaaactcaggctcagagactggatgatatttctcaaagtcacacagtcaCTAGATGAtagttgaatctttttttttttttttttgatagttgaATCTTTACACAAAGGTCAGTTTTCCGTTCATATCCAGAGCACaaacccaaccgactgagcccgaAGCTGAAGGCAGGACCAGAGCAATGCGGGGACACCTGCGAACAGAAACAAGGGGCACCGGGGGCTACGTTTCTAACAAGATGTGTGGGCGCTGTTGCAAGAAAAGGGAAATCCATGATGAGGGCTCTTGGCAGGGAGAAAACCCACAATCAGGGACCAGGAGAAGAGTCATGTTTTCTCACCATATTCCCCCGTTTTCCTCCTTGAACTCATTGTCACAGTGAAGCTGAACTCGGCCAGCACAGTTAGCTGTTCAATGCATGCACTGCCGTGAGGCCTGCAAAGCTGGCTGGCCAGGATGCAACACACTGCACATGGGTCTTTGTGATTTCCTGCTGGTGGGGGGAGCAAGCGAAGTCACAGGCTGCGCATGCGTCTCTGGGATTTCCTGCTGGTGGGGGGAGCAAGTGAAGTCACAGGCTTCGCATGCGGCTTGGGATTTCCTGTTGGTGGGGGGAGCCAGCTGAGGCACAGTCTGCACAACTTCCATCCCACACTCCTTTCCTGAAATATGTTTTGACAAATCAATATTTGTATTTACCTCATTGTGAATGAGGGAAGTAGGATGATGCCACCACTGTTTACACAGGACTCCAAAAAGCAGACTCATTTCAGGACGGGAATGTTGAAAGGAATTCTCCAGTGTGAGCAAAGGCTTCTTCCACCTGCTCTTGCCTCCTCCCAGCATTCTCTGTTGGGGCCTGTATTTGAGGATCCTGTACTGTTGATGATTCCTCTGTGGGGTGAGCGATTGGTGATTCTTGACCGAGAGGTGTAGCGAGCAAGCTCCCCCTTCTGGCTTCACGAtcctttttttgtggggtttctCAGTATTAACCTTCACACTTCTCCCAACTTGAGAGTACCTTGAGACTGTCTGATCCAAACATGAGAGTCAGTTTCACACACATGCAGACGCACATGGGAGAGATGCCCATAGCTAACAGCACGAGATTTCGTCTGTTTGAGCCCACACAGGGCGGGGTTACTCAATCTGGACCAGGGGCACGTATTCCAGATTTCCATCCAaaaacatgggggaagggagcctCAGCTTCCAACCTTTGCCTGGAGCCCGGATACTTCCCCTGTGAAAAGACACTGGGGTCCCTCTAGGGTCCACAAGGATGGAAAATCCCTCTCTATGACCCCTCCATGGTCCCAGGCACCAGTGGGAACTCAACTttgttctctcttccctgctgTGGTTCCAACTCCATTTTTGGAAATTTCATTTCCCGTTTCTCTGCATTTGTCCATGGCTGCACATTTCAGAATTACTGTGAGTGGCAACCTTGGCTTTCAGAACAGACCAGGTCTCCAGTGGGTGCATCAACCAAACAGCTGACTGCAGCGTCGGACCCCCGGATCCCATCACATCATCAGGACCCAACCCAGGCTCATCTTGCCTGGTCTGGAAACTCACAGTGACTCTTCACTCCTGTGCACCTGGCACCAAATCCCCACAACTACCCCGGGGTTTGCAGTTCAGGACAAAATGcatcagatgaggaaactgaggctcagagagagaacaTTACCACCCAAGGCCATGTTGACAGTGAATGCTCCGGGAATATTTTGCTGAAGATGTTTTCCTTCAAAATGTAACCTCTACCCCAAATAAATGTCCCCTAAAGTTTACAGGCAGGACCCCAGAATGGCTAAGACAGCTTTGCCCCAGGAATGAGGGGCACTGAGAAGGCAGGAGGGACTCACAGCTGTGTTCCCAGGATGGGGAGTGGACGATGACACAGGAAGATAGAGAAGACGCTGAAggctgagacagaaagaaagcccCCGGGCCCAGGTGAAGAGAGGGTTTACGTTTCCTTCCCTGTTTCCCTGTATTTCTCCTCTGTGTGCATGACCCTGgtgaccttgacctgagccatGCAGAAATGTCACAGCTGTGTCTGCACTGACATGAGGCTGCAGAGGAGCCAGAACCCACACCCCCTGCAGCATCTCCGGGGCCTGGGGACCCTGTGGGAGGTGAGAACCCCCGGGGATGTGCTGAGAATGAAGGAGAACCCATAGGGGAGGATCTGGGAGGGAAGGACGTGCCCTGATCTCCTCACCTGGATGGGACATCTCAGGAAGCCTTGGGTCCACTTGCTGCAGCATCATGGACACCAGAGTTGGGCCCCTGGAGACAGGCTGTTCCCCTTCCTGTGGGGCTGCTGACGTGACAACCGCATGACCAGGAGGACCAGCCCCCGAGTGACCACACCCTGTGCTTCTGTCTGTCCTCCAAGCACCAAGGTCCCTCCCTCTGCACAGCCGGGGCCAGAGGCAGAGACGCCATGACCCCCACCCTCACGGCCCTGCTCCTCCTCGGTGAGAtctcaggaggggaggggatgccCTAGTCTGGGAGGGACCCACCCCacagccaggccctgggcagtCAAAGACCTCAGGCACAGGATGGTCATCGGGAGGAGGGGTATTGCTCAGGACTCGGGGCCATCCTCTCACAGAGACTCTCTTCCAGGTCTGAGTGTGGAACCCAGGACCCGAACGCAGGCAGGTGAGTGTGTCCCCAGGTGTTCCATCCCACCTCCTCACTGGGGCCGGGGGTCACCCACCAGGCAGCTGGGAATGGAGGACAATAGTTCTGGGTGGATGGAGAGGGGACGTCTGGGGGCTTGGGGCTGAGCTGGGAACTGGAGGTGGGAAAGGTCTTGTGACTCAGCCTCTGTGTCCTTCCAGAAACCCTCCCCAAACCCTCCATCTGGgctgagccaggctctgtggtcCCCTGGGGTAGCGCTGTGAACATCTGGTGTCAGGGGACCCTGGAGGCCCAGAAGCTCCATGTGTATAAAGAAGAAGGCTCAGTGTACCTGGACAGACAGCCCACACTAGAGCCTGGGAACAAGGCCAAGTTCTCCATCGCACACATGACAGATAGACATGCAGGACGGTATCACTGTTCCTATCGAAGCCCCGCTGGCTTGTCAGAGCGCAGTGACCCCCTGGAGCTGGTGGTGACAGGTGCGAGTCCCCTCAGGGTCCCcgccccaggctctgccctcagggaggggGTCTGCTCCCAGAGTGTCTCCCTCTCACAGTCCAGCCCTGGGGGTATTGTGGGGGGTGGAATCTGAGCCCCATTTAAcacaccccttcctcctctcctaggATTCCATGGCAAACCCCGTCTctcagccctgcccagccccgTCGTGACTTCAGGAGGGAAGGTGACCCTCCAGTGCACCTCATGGATGGGATTCCATAGGTTCGTCCTGATGAAGGAAGGAGAACCCAAACCCTCCTGGACCCTGGACTCCCAGCAACCCACCAGTGGACAGTTCCAGGCCCTGTTTCCTATGGGCCCTGTGACCCCCCGCGCCAGGTGGACATTCAGATGCCATGGCTATTTCAACAACACTCCCCAGTTGTGGTCACAGCCCAGTGACCCCCTAGAACTGCTGGTCTCAGGTGAGGGAGTCTGATTTTTGTTGCATCCATGTTTTGACCACCAGACAGGTTATGGAGGCTCTGCTTCCAGGGGAGCCCCAGatcagagggtggggggaggagacacGGGGATCTCAcaggtcagagagacagaatgtgagagaCACTGAGACCTGGGGGTCAGGACAGGAGAAGAGAGGTTTGGGGAGAATCTGCTCCTCAATCCACGACTGGTTGTCTCCCAGGTGtgtccaggaagccctccctccTGACCCAGCAGAGCCCTGTCGTGACCCCTGGACAGAGGCTGACCCTCCAGTGTCGCTCTGACATCGGCTATGACAGATTCACTCTGTACAAGGAGGGGGCACGTGACCTTCCCCAGCACCTTAGCCtgcagccccaggctgggctctcgGGGGCCGACTTCCCCCTGGGCCCAGTGAGCAGCTCCCACGGGGGCCGGTACATATGCTATGGTGGACACAACCTCTCCTCCGAGTGGTCGGCCCCCAGTGACCCCCTGGACATCCTGGTCACAGGTGAGGGGACACGGGTTCAGTCAGGGCCCCAGACTCTGCACAGGCCCTGCTGGGGGCGTCCCAGGTGGTGGTGGCTGGGATCGGGGGTGTGGGGtccccagggagggagagagacagagagacaggggatggggaaggggagagactcAGAGGACAGACAGACTCAGTTCAGAGCAAGGATGGACAGCCCTTCACCCGCCTTCCTCTCTCCAGGACAGCTCCTCTCCACACCCTCCCTCTCGGTGCAGCCGGGACCCATGGTGGCCTCAGGAGAGAATGTGACCCTGCTGTGTCAGTCCTGGAGCTTTGTGGACACTTTCCTTCTGTCCAAGGAGAGGGCAGCCGACCCTCCCCTGCGTCTTAGATCAAAGTACCAAGCTGGACATTACCAGGCCAAATTCTCCATGAGTCCTGTGACCTCAGCCCAGGGGGGGACCTACAGGTGCTACGGCTCATACAGCAACTTCCCCTACCTGTTGTCACACCCCAGTGACCCCCTGGAGCTCCAGGTCTCAGGTGAGGggccccagccctgtcccctctgTGTCCCAATGTTGTCTTCAGGGCCCTGTGCCCAAGAGAGCCCTGGGCTGAGACATAATGGAAGGGGCTCAGGGGAAGTGTCACCCGAGGGGTCCGCCCCTCAGAGCACAGGAGGGAAAcacgcccctccctccctgccccttcccttgtcCCCGTCACCACAATTCtccaggtggaggaggagggcccTGGGGGCCGCAGGGCACATGAGGGAGAAGACTGTAAGCAGAGACAGGGTCTTGAAGGGAaactccagccccctcctctacTACTGCCTTTCCCCCAGGATCCTCTGGAGAGCCCGGCCCCCCAGCCACAGATCCCAGCTCAACAGCTGGTGAGTCATGGTGACTTCTGTCCAGGGCTTTCCTTCCCGTGTTTCAGAGATGCCAGGGCGGCCACCAGGCTCCAGGGGCTCTGAGgccagggggaggagggctggggtggtcatggcagagggagagggtgggggcccagctggggaagaggcagccccctctgcccccccgcccccgaccccaGGAGCCTCTGCGGGCAAGTGAAGGTCTCTGTCAGGAGGAGGCGGGTGGGTCCATGGGATCAGGGGTTGGTTACACCATCAGTTCAGGCACCTCTGGAGACACTGGCTTGGAcacgcccctcccctgcctgggcctcagtttccccaggtgtAAAGGAGAGAGTCGTGGCCCAGATTAGATTTCCCCTCAGTTCTGGCCGTGGCTCTGGCCCCCTCcggggggagaggagggctcACAGGGAAGCCCCTCCGGGTCGGGATTCTATGGGGACCTGGCCCTCTGCAGCGATGGGATGAccctggagggggagggacgGAAGGACAATGGCTGGGGGCCTTCAGGTAGTGAGGGGAATCTGGAAGGACCCTCGGCCCCAGACGAAGATGCTGGGACAGACCCGCCTACAGATAAGGAGCCCAGAGCCCCAAGCTGATGTCGGCCTTGGGGGGCAGCATGAGGAGAGCGCAGGGAACCACagcctgggttccagtcccagcCCTGCCGCCTCCACGCTGGGCCACCTGGGACACGTGATCAGCCTCCCTATGCCTCACTTTCCTGTctgtggagtgggggggggggggcggggcggcagTCCCCTGCTGCGTGACCCTTGACAGGGTCAGAGGTGaatgcccagagcccagcacgtgcctggcacacagcaggcgccCAGTTAAATGGCATCACTGGCTCCTTCACGGTGTGGCTCTGCCCAAGGTCCCAACCGGTACCTGTACGTCCTCATCGGGGCCGCGGGGGCCTTCGTCCTGCTGCTCTGCCTCctcgtcgtcctcctcgtccGTCGCCGGCGTCAGGGCAAAGGCAGGAAGCCGGGTGAGAAGGGACGGGGGTGACCAGCCCCAGGGGGTGGTGGCTCTCCCGTGGGTGGATGGAGAGTGGCTCAGGGCACCAGCCAGAGGGAAACCAGATGCGGGAAAGGCCAGTGTAGAAAGACACTTCTGCAGAGTCTCACGTCGGAGAGGCTAGAAAGAAAACACGTAAGGTCGGCACCCATGTGCCAGTTGAAggtgttttcctcttttccatctcGGGAGATGTTGAAACACGGGCAATATGTGTGAAGGGTTCCTTTCCTCTGGGATTATGTGGCGGGGGTCGTAACCTCCCAGCCCAGGGGGAGGCTGATTTCCAACTTCCTGCAGGGGCCGCAGACCCAGAGCCCCAGGACAGAGGCCTGCAGGACAGGTAACTCGTGCCCGCAGACCCCCGGGCCCCCACCCGCCTGCCCGTCTATGCCCCCTAACACCCCATCTCCTCCCCAGCTCCGGGCCAGCTGCCGCCACCCAGGAGGAGACCCTCTGTGAGAGGAGTGGGG
This genomic interval from Panthera leo isolate Ple1 chromosome E2, P.leo_Ple1_pat1.1, whole genome shotgun sequence contains the following:
- the LOC122208137 gene encoding leukocyte immunoglobulin-like receptor subfamily A member 6 isoform X17 — protein: MTPTLTALLLLGLSVEPRTRTQAETLPKPSIWAEPGSVVPWGSAVNIWCQGTLEAQKLHVYKEEGSVYLDRQPTLEPGNKAKFSIAHMTDRHAGRYHCSYRSPAGLSERSDPLELVVTGFHGKPRLSALPSPVVTSGGKVTLQCTSWMGFHRFVLMKEGEPKPSWTLDSQQPTSGQFQALFPMGPVTPRARWTFRCHGYFNNTPQLWSQPSDPLELLVSGVSRKPSLLTQQSPVVTPGQRLTLQCRSDIGYDRFTLYKEGARDLPQHLSLQPQAGLSGADFPLGPVSSSHGGRYICYGGHNLSSEWSAPSDPLDILVTGQLLSTPSLSVQPGPMVASGENVTLLCQSWSFVDTFLLSKERAADPPLRLRSKYQAGHYQAKFSMSPVTSAQGGTYRCYGSYSNFPYLLSHPSDPLELQVSGSSGEPGPPATDPSSTAGPNRYLYVLIGAAGAFVLLLCLLVVLLVRRRRQGKGRKPAPGQLPPPRRRPSQMPPCKTHSPRRGWSWTSGTRRMGTPKERRMPRLPHLTPPQM
- the LOC122208137 gene encoding leukocyte immunoglobulin-like receptor subfamily A member 6 isoform X18, producing the protein MTPTLTALLLLGLSVEPRTRTQAETLPKPSIWAEPGSVVPWGSAVNIWCQGTLEAQKLHVYKEEGSVYLDRQPTLEPGNKAKFSIAHMTDRHAGRYHCSYRSPAGLSERSDPLELVVTGFHGKPRLSALPSPVVTSGGKVTLQCTSWMGFHRFVLMKEGEPKPSWTLDSQQPTSGQFQALFPMGPVTPRARWTFRCHGYFNNTPQLWSQPSDPLELLVSGVSRKPSLLTQQSPVVTPGQRLTLQCRSDIGYDRFTLYKEGARDLPQHLSLQPQAGLSGADFPLGPVSSSHGGRYICYGGHNLSSEWSAPSDPLDILVTGQLLSTPSLSVQPGPMVASGENVTLLCQSWSFVDTFLLSKERAADPPLRLRSKYQAGHYQAKFSMSPVTSAQGGTYRCYGSYSNFPYLLSHPSDPLELQVSGSSGEPGPPATDPSSTAGPNRYLYVLIGAAGAFVLLLCLLVVLLVRRRRQGKGRKPAPGQLPPPRRRPSMPPCKTHSPRRGWSWTSGTRRMGTPKERRMPRLPHLTPPQM
- the LOC122208137 gene encoding leukocyte immunoglobulin-like receptor subfamily A member 6 isoform X12, whose product is MTPTLTALLLLGLSVEPRTRTQAETLPKPSIWAEPGSVVPWGSAVNIWCQGTLEAQKLHVYKEEGSVYLDRQPTLEPGNKAKFSIAHMTDRHAGRYHCSYRSPAGLSERSDPLELVVTGFHGKPRLSALPSPVVTSGGKVTLQCTSWMGFHRFVLMKEGEPKPSWTLDSQQPTSGQFQALFPMGPVTPRARWTFRCHGYFNNTPQLWSQPSDPLELLVSGVSRKPSLLTQQSPVVTPGQRLTLQCRSDIGYDRFTLYKEGARDLPQHLSLQPQAGLSGADFPLGPVSSSHGGRYICYGGHNLSSEWSAPSDPLDILVTGQLLSTPSLSVQPGPMVASGENVTLLCQSWSFVDTFLLSKERAADPPLRLRSKYQAGHYQAKFSMSPVTSAQGGTYRCYGSYSNFPYLLSHPSDPLELQVSGSSGEPGPPATDPSSTAGAQLNGITGSFTVWLCPRSQPVPVRPHRGRGGLRPAALPPRRPPRPSPASGQRQEAGSGPAAATQEETLSDAAVQDAQPEEGVELDQRQDAEDGDPQGTTYAQAAASDAPPDVTYAQLNRLTLRRETSAPHSSQAGKPPAEPSVYAALAIR
- the LOC122208137 gene encoding leukocyte immunoglobulin-like receptor subfamily A member 6 isoform X10; translation: MTPTLTALLLLGLSVEPRTRTQAETLPKPSIWAEPGSVVPWGSAVNIWCQGTLEAQKLHVYKEEGSVYLDRQPTLEPGNKAKFSIAHMTDRHAGRYHCSYRSPAGLSERSDPLELVVTGFHGKPRLSALPSPVVTSGGKVTLQCTSWMGFHRFVLMKEGEPKPSWTLDSQQPTSGQFQALFPMGPVTPRARWTFRCHGYFNNTPQLWSQPSDPLELLVSGVSRKPSLLTQQSPVVTPGQRLTLQCRSDIGYDRFTLYKEGARDLPQHLSLQPQAGLSGADFPLGPVSSSHGGRYICYGGHNLSSEWSAPSDPLDILVTGQLLSTPSLSVQPGPMVASGENVTLLCQSWSFVDTFLLSKERAADPPLRLRSKYQAGHYQAKFSMSPVTSAQGGTYRCYGSYSNFPYLLSHPSDPLELQVSGSSGEPGPPATDPSSTAGAQLNGITGSFTVWLCPRSQPVPVRPHRGRGGLRPAALPPRRPPRPSPASGQRQEAGGRRPRAPGQRPAGQLRASCRHPGGDPLRCRRARRTARGGGGAGPAGRGGWGPPRNDVCPGEPLKIKTQSGTGHFSFPPVGGIAGHRRQTSRGRQADGQSGGSSLLQAPRLPPR
- the LOC122208137 gene encoding leukocyte immunoglobulin-like receptor subfamily A member 6 isoform X2; this translates as MTPTLTALLLLGLSVEPRTRTQAETLPKPSIWAEPGSVVPWGSAVNIWCQGTLEAQKLHVYKEEGSVYLDRQPTLEPGNKAKFSIAHMTDRHAGRYHCSYRSPAGLSERSDPLELVVTGFHGKPRLSALPSPVVTSGGKVTLQCTSWMGFHRFVLMKEGEPKPSWTLDSQQPTSGQFQALFPMGPVTPRARWTFRCHGYFNNTPQLWSQPSDPLELLVSGVSRKPSLLTQQSPVVTPGQRLTLQCRSDIGYDRFTLYKEGARDLPQHLSLQPQAGLSGADFPLGPVSSSHGGRYICYGGHNLSSEWSAPSDPLDILVTGQLLSTPSLSVQPGPMVASGENVTLLCQSWSFVDTFLLSKERAADPPLRLRSKYQAGHYQAKFSMSPVTSAQGGTYRCYGSYSNFPYLLSHPSDPLELQVSGSSGEPGPPATDPSSTAGPNRYLYVLIGAAGAFVLLLCLLVVLLVRRRRQGKGRKPGAADPEPQDRGLQDSSGPAAATQEETLYAAVQDAQPEEGVELDQRVSRPRSFICPANVHGEPTVYQAPPSAAGTTVSKPDPRSQDAEDGDPQGTTYAQVSHSRSRLSRGPATSPSPLSGGLPDTEDKQAEEDRQMDSQVGPLFSRLPGSPHANHTPPLSLRPLQAAASDAPPDVTYAQLNRLTLRRETSAPHSSQAGKPPAEPSVYAALAIR